Proteins encoded in a region of the Procambarus clarkii isolate CNS0578487 chromosome 28, FALCON_Pclarkii_2.0, whole genome shotgun sequence genome:
- the LOC138369388 gene encoding LOW QUALITY PROTEIN: cuticle protein AMP1A-like (The sequence of the model RefSeq protein was modified relative to this genomic sequence to represent the inferred CDS: deleted 1 base in 1 codon), with translation MKFVILAVVVAVAAAAPQYGAPQAPTRYGGSSEEVPIIRHNFVQGDYGGYKLDVETGNGIVVSEAGAPGASGAIASSGSYSYTAPDGTPVHVKFVADENGYQPQSDLLPVAPAFPHPIPQFVLDQIAFAAEEDAAAARGKSSGPSASYGPPQ, from the exons ATGAAATTT GTAATTCTCGCCGTCGTTGTGGCCGTGGCCGCCGCCGCCCCCCAGTACGGCGCCCCTCAGGCTCCTACCCGCTACGGTGGCTCCAGCGAGGAGGTGCCCATTATCAGGCACAATTTTGTGCAGGGGGATTATGGCGGCTACAAACTTGACGTGGAGACTGGCAACGGCATCGTG GTGTCAGAAGCTGGCGCTCCAGGAGCCTCTGGTGCCATCGCCAGCTCTGGCTCTTACTC CTACACTGCTCCTGACGGCACTCCCGTCCACGTTAAGTTCGTCGCCGATGAGAACGGCTACCAGCCCCAGTCTGACCTGCTGCCAGTGGCTCCTGCCTTCCCCCACCCAATCCCCCAGTTCGTTCTGGACCAGATCGCCTTCGCCGCTGAGGAAGACGCTGCTGCCGCCCGCGGCAAGTCCTCTGGTCCCTCCGCCAGCTACGGTCCTCCTCAGTAA